In Terriglobales bacterium, one genomic interval encodes:
- a CDS encoding type II secretion system protein, translating into MHSRNRKRETGNTRPHRRARGFTLLEMIIVISIMLILVSIAVPNYVRSMHRAREAVLRDNLFTLRTTIDNYTYDKNAAPQSLDDLVSGGYLRAVPKDPMTGETNWVVDQCETYASIDQSQTGICDVHSASEQISSEGTPYSSW; encoded by the coding sequence ATGCACTCGCGAAACCGGAAACGGGAAACCGGAAACACGCGCCCGCATCGGCGCGCGCGCGGCTTCACCCTGCTGGAGATGATCATCGTCATCTCCATCATGCTGATCCTGGTCTCCATCGCGGTGCCGAACTACGTGCGCTCCATGCACCGCGCGCGCGAGGCCGTCCTGCGCGACAACCTCTTCACCCTCCGCACCACCATCGACAACTACACCTACGACAAGAACGCCGCGCCGCAGTCGCTCGACGACCTCGTCTCCGGCGGCTACCTGCGCGCCGTCCCCAAGGACCCCATGACCGGCGAGACCAACTGGGTCGTCGACCAGTGCGAGACCTACGCCTCCATCGACCAGTCCCAGACCGGTATCTGCGACGTCCACTCCGCCTCCGAGCAGATCTCCAGCGAAGGCACCCCCTACAGCAGCTGGTGA
- the hutI gene encoding imidazolonepropionase: protein MARGKLQITNHKSQIAQPLLLTNIAQLLTLRGAAKPRRGPELNDVAVVEDAAVLCAGGKLVAAGRMKDALKDPWLKKNRKKVREFDCHGKVVLPGFVDSHTHPVFAEPRLVDFEQRISGATYEQIAAGGGGIRSSVDAVRKRSKADLAAEVLSALHRMAAQGTTTVEAKSGYGLSTEAELRSLDAIRDAAARWPGTVVATLLAAHVVPKEFAAKPDRYVDEIIKRMLPAVAKKKLARFVDVFVERGAFTLDQAERVFGAAAKLGLVARAHVCQLSPSELWPLFRFQPASLDHLDQVADEDIPQLARRDTVATLLPGSNYFLGLREYPPARRLIDSGVAVALATDYNPGTSPTVSIPFVLSLACTQMKMRPAEAIAAATINGAHALRLVDRKGSVEPGKDADLAVFDVRDYREIAYWFGAHRCAATVIAGGLLED, encoded by the coding sequence ATGGCCAGAGGAAAGTTACAAATTACAAATCACAAATCACAAATCGCGCAGCCTCTCCTCCTCACCAACATCGCCCAGCTCCTCACGCTCCGCGGCGCCGCGAAGCCGCGCCGCGGTCCTGAGCTGAACGACGTCGCCGTGGTCGAGGACGCCGCCGTGCTCTGCGCCGGGGGCAAGCTCGTGGCCGCCGGCCGCATGAAGGACGCGCTCAAAGATCCCTGGCTTAAGAAGAACAGGAAGAAGGTCCGCGAGTTCGATTGCCACGGCAAGGTCGTCTTGCCCGGCTTCGTCGACTCGCACACGCATCCCGTGTTCGCCGAGCCTCGCCTCGTCGACTTCGAGCAGCGCATCTCCGGCGCCACCTACGAGCAGATCGCCGCCGGCGGCGGCGGCATCCGCTCCAGCGTCGACGCGGTCCGCAAGCGCTCCAAGGCCGACCTCGCCGCCGAGGTGTTGAGCGCGCTGCATCGAATGGCGGCCCAGGGAACCACCACCGTGGAAGCCAAGTCCGGCTACGGCCTCTCCACCGAGGCGGAGTTGAGATCCCTCGATGCCATCCGCGACGCCGCCGCGCGCTGGCCCGGCACCGTCGTCGCCACGCTGCTCGCTGCCCACGTCGTGCCCAAGGAGTTCGCCGCCAAGCCCGACCGATACGTCGACGAGATCATCAAGCGGATGCTGCCCGCCGTCGCGAAGAAGAAGCTCGCCCGCTTCGTCGACGTCTTCGTCGAGCGCGGCGCCTTCACGCTCGATCAGGCCGAGCGCGTCTTCGGCGCGGCGGCGAAGCTCGGTCTCGTCGCCCGCGCGCACGTCTGCCAGCTCTCGCCCTCCGAGCTGTGGCCGCTCTTCCGCTTCCAGCCCGCTTCGCTCGACCACCTGGACCAGGTCGCCGACGAAGACATCCCGCAGCTCGCCCGCCGCGATACCGTCGCCACGCTGCTGCCCGGGTCCAACTACTTCCTCGGCCTGCGCGAGTATCCGCCCGCGCGCCGCCTCATCGATTCCGGTGTAGCCGTCGCGCTCGCCACCGATTACAATCCCGGCACCTCGCCGACGGTCAGCATTCCGTTCGTGCTGTCCCTGGCATGCACGCAGATGAAGATGCGCCCGGCCGAAGCCATCGCCGCCGCCACCATCAACGGCGCGCATGCGCTGCGCCTGGTGGACCGGAAGGGAAGTGTCGAGCCAGGCAAGGACGCTGATTTGGCGGTATTCGACGTGCGCGACTATCGCGAGATCGCCTACTGGTTTGGCGCGCATCGCTGTGCAGCGACGGTCATCGCCGGAGGACTGCTGGAGGACTGA
- a CDS encoding cohesin domain-containing protein encodes MRPILQATAWFLIVALLTAPVWADESAGSLYKKGKEAETRQDYEKAFDFYRQAWDKKPKEVKYRIAMQRTRFLASASYVHRGQQLRDKGQLQEAMELFLRAKEIDPSSFIADQEVRRTQALMDAAQNQANAPPPFVPQKSPLTKRLEEAEGPVELAPIAETPITLSMVEDTKVVYETIGKLAGLNVMFDPDYTSRRIKVNLNGVTLNQALDITALESKTFWRPVTSNTIFIAADTVAKRKELEQNVIKTFYLSNISAPTELQDTVNAIRTLVEISRIQQLPSQGAIVVRGTPDQVALAEKIINDIDKAKPEVVIEVAVLQVRRDKLLDLGIQPPTSVTGSLAENLPTTTPTTGGTGTGGTTTTPTPTTPTGQINLNSLANLTARNIVLTIPSATASFLYNDSTTKVIQNPQIRALDGAKASLKIGDRVPVATGSFQPGIGGVGINPLVNTQFQYIDVGVNIDITPRVHAGREVTMKIMLDISSVTSRVNIGGIDQPVIGQRKIEHEIRLKEGEVNLLGGILEESDVKSLSGLPGLANIPFFKYFFSRTNKERVENEIVFMLIPRIVRAQELTEMNLRAVDVGTGSSIDLRRASKAQPAGPQNVPMTSPGPVQQAPQPAAATGQQAQMGGVPATGAMAQPPPPQPGVKPSPVITETQPAPSGAGVSFRFDPETLTQTVGSTFAINVAMNAGVPVWQAAMQVQYDPKVLQLVNVSNGGYLSKDGQPAAVVHRPDETTGTLQVSATRPPQTEGLTGEGSVLTLTFVAKAPGQSLITIARPTARNAAGQLFSGSQLQAQVTVK; translated from the coding sequence ATGAGGCCGATCCTTCAGGCCACCGCGTGGTTCCTCATCGTCGCGCTCCTCACGGCGCCCGTGTGGGCCGACGAGTCCGCCGGCTCGCTCTACAAGAAGGGCAAGGAAGCCGAGACCCGCCAGGACTACGAAAAAGCTTTCGACTTCTATCGCCAGGCCTGGGACAAGAAGCCCAAGGAAGTGAAGTACCGCATCGCGATGCAGCGCACGCGCTTCCTCGCCTCGGCGAGCTACGTGCACCGCGGCCAGCAGCTGCGCGACAAGGGACAGCTCCAGGAAGCCATGGAGCTCTTCCTTCGCGCCAAGGAGATCGACCCCTCCAGCTTCATCGCCGACCAGGAAGTGCGCCGCACGCAGGCGCTCATGGACGCCGCGCAGAACCAGGCCAATGCGCCCCCGCCCTTCGTGCCGCAGAAGAGCCCCCTCACCAAGCGCCTCGAGGAAGCCGAAGGCCCGGTCGAGCTGGCCCCCATCGCCGAGACCCCCATCACCCTCTCCATGGTCGAAGACACCAAGGTCGTCTACGAGACCATCGGCAAGCTCGCCGGCCTGAACGTGATGTTCGACCCGGACTACACCTCGCGCCGCATCAAGGTCAACCTCAACGGCGTCACGCTCAACCAGGCGCTCGACATCACCGCGCTCGAGTCCAAGACCTTCTGGCGCCCGGTGACCTCGAACACCATCTTCATTGCCGCCGACACCGTCGCCAAGCGCAAGGAGCTGGAGCAGAACGTCATCAAGACGTTCTACCTCTCCAACATCTCGGCGCCCACCGAGCTGCAGGACACGGTCAACGCCATCCGCACGCTGGTGGAGATCAGCCGCATCCAGCAGCTGCCCTCGCAGGGCGCCATCGTGGTGCGTGGCACCCCCGACCAGGTCGCGCTCGCCGAGAAGATCATCAACGACATCGACAAGGCCAAGCCCGAGGTCGTCATCGAGGTCGCCGTGCTGCAGGTCCGGCGCGACAAGCTGCTCGACCTCGGCATCCAGCCGCCCACCAGCGTCACCGGCTCGCTCGCCGAGAACCTTCCCACCACCACGCCCACGACGGGCGGTACCGGGACCGGCGGCACGACCACCACGCCCACGCCCACCACCCCCACCGGCCAGATCAACCTGAACTCGCTCGCCAACCTCACGGCCAGGAACATCGTGCTGACCATCCCGTCGGCCACCGCCAGCTTCCTCTACAACGACTCCACCACCAAGGTCATCCAGAACCCGCAGATCCGCGCGCTGGATGGCGCCAAGGCCTCGCTCAAGATCGGCGACCGCGTGCCGGTGGCCACCGGGTCGTTCCAGCCCGGCATCGGCGGCGTCGGCATCAACCCGCTGGTCAACACCCAGTTCCAGTACATCGACGTTGGCGTGAACATCGACATCACGCCTCGCGTCCACGCCGGCCGCGAGGTCACCATGAAGATCATGCTCGACATCTCGAGCGTCACCTCGCGCGTCAACATCGGCGGCATCGACCAGCCCGTCATCGGACAGCGCAAGATCGAGCACGAGATCCGCCTCAAGGAGGGCGAGGTCAACCTGCTCGGCGGCATCCTCGAGGAATCCGACGTCAAGAGCCTCAGCGGCCTTCCCGGCCTCGCCAACATCCCCTTCTTCAAGTACTTCTTCTCGCGCACCAACAAGGAGCGGGTGGAGAACGAGATCGTGTTCATGCTCATCCCGCGCATCGTGCGCGCCCAGGAGCTCACCGAGATGAACCTGCGCGCCGTCGACGTCGGCACGGGCAGCTCCATCGACCTCCGCCGCGCCAGCAAGGCCCAGCCCGCCGGCCCGCAGAACGTCCCCATGACCTCGCCCGGACCGGTCCAGCAGGCGCCGCAGCCCGCGGCCGCCACGGGGCAGCAGGCCCAGATGGGCGGCGTGCCCGCGACCGGCGCCATGGCCCAGCCGCCCCCGCCGCAGCCCGGCGTGAAGCCCTCGCCCGTCATCACCGAGACCCAGCCGGCGCCCTCCGGCGCGGGTGTGAGCTTCCGCTTCGACCCCGAGACGCTCACGCAGACCGTCGGCTCCACCTTCGCCATCAACGTGGCGATGAACGCCGGCGTGCCCGTGTGGCAGGCCGCGATGCAGGTGCAATACGATCCGAAGGTGCTGCAACTCGTGAACGTCTCGAACGGCGGCTACCTCTCCAAGGACGGCCAGCCCGCCGCCGTCGTCCATCGTCCCGACGAGACCACCGGCACGCTGCAGGTTTCCGCCACGCGTCCGCCGCAGACCGAGGGCCTTACCGGGGAAGGCTCGGTGCTCACGCTCACCTTCGTCGCCAAGGCGCCCGGCCAGAGCCTGATCACCATCGCGCGCCCGACCGCGCGCAACGCCGCCGGACAGCTCTTCTCCGGCAGCCAGCTCCAGGCGCAAGTCACGGTGAAATAA
- a CDS encoding GxxExxY protein, with the protein MGFGSAAARDPRTEEILGAAIEVHRELGPGLLESIHEECLCRELKSRGVPFQRQVPLPITYKGERLDCDYRVDLVAFDEVVMELKAVEALLPVHEAQLLSYMKLLHKRYGLLINFCVPALKDGIRRRIL; encoded by the coding sequence ATGGGATTTGGATCTGCCGCCGCCCGCGACCCAAGGACCGAGGAGATCCTCGGTGCAGCGATCGAAGTCCATCGCGAGCTTGGCCCAGGCCTGCTGGAATCCATTCATGAAGAGTGCCTCTGTCGGGAGCTGAAGAGCCGTGGGGTCCCATTTCAACGCCAAGTCCCGCTCCCGATCACCTACAAAGGAGAGCGCCTCGATTGCGATTACCGTGTCGACTTGGTGGCATTCGACGAAGTGGTGATGGAGCTTAAAGCGGTGGAAGCGCTCCTGCCGGTCCATGAAGCGCAGTTGCTCAGCTATATGAAGCTCCTGCATAAGCGCTACGGCTTGCTCATCAACTTTTGCGTTCCCGCTCTGAAGGATGGGATTCGGCGCAGGATCTTATGA
- the hutU gene encoding urocanate hydratase — translation MATLTETPITASNYTPIRAPRGPVLSCKGWQQEAAMRMLMNNLDEEVGERPRDLVVYGGTGRAARSWQAYHAIVAALKGLANDETLLVQSGKPVGVFQTHDYAPRVLIANSNLVGHWSSWEKFNELERAGLMMYGQMTAGSWIYIGSQGIVQGTFETFAAAADKHFSGDLSGRLVVSGGMGGMGGAQPLAATMAGAAFLGIDVDAERIKKRLKTGYCDFLVNSLDEALRILKNAVRKKEAVSVGLVGNCADVIPELAERGVVPDILTDQTSAHDPLNGYVPNGMPLQQALELRKRDPKAYEERSLDAIARHVEGMLRLQKMGAVTFDYGNNIRTFAFQRGVKNAYDFPGFVPAYIRPLFCEGRGPFRWVALSGDPADIAATDALVLQLFPQNKLLNRWIKLAQKRIRFQGLPARICWLGYGERAQFGLAINDLVKHGKLKAPIVIGRDHLDTGSVASPFRETEGMKDGSDAVADWPLLNALLNTASGASWVSIHNGGGVGIGYSLHAGQVTVADGTDQMARRIERVLTNDPGIGVARHVDAGYDEARDTAKKKGVKIPMDL, via the coding sequence ATGGCGACGCTGACGGAGACTCCCATCACCGCCTCCAACTACACGCCCATCCGCGCGCCCCGCGGCCCCGTGCTCAGCTGCAAAGGCTGGCAGCAGGAAGCCGCCATGCGCATGCTGATGAACAACCTCGACGAAGAGGTGGGCGAGCGCCCCCGCGACCTCGTCGTCTACGGCGGCACCGGCCGCGCCGCCCGCAGTTGGCAGGCCTACCACGCCATCGTCGCCGCCCTCAAAGGCCTCGCCAACGACGAGACCCTCCTCGTGCAGTCCGGCAAGCCGGTCGGCGTCTTCCAGACGCACGACTACGCCCCGCGCGTCCTCATCGCCAATTCCAACCTCGTCGGCCACTGGTCGAGCTGGGAGAAGTTCAACGAGCTCGAGCGCGCCGGCCTGATGATGTACGGCCAGATGACCGCGGGCTCCTGGATCTACATCGGCTCGCAGGGCATCGTGCAGGGCACCTTCGAGACCTTCGCCGCCGCTGCCGACAAGCACTTCTCGGGCGACCTCAGCGGCAGGCTGGTCGTCTCCGGCGGCATGGGCGGCATGGGCGGAGCGCAGCCGCTCGCCGCCACCATGGCCGGCGCCGCCTTCCTCGGCATCGACGTCGACGCCGAGCGCATCAAGAAGCGCCTCAAGACCGGCTACTGCGACTTCCTCGTCAACTCGCTCGACGAAGCGCTCCGCATCCTCAAGAACGCCGTCCGCAAGAAGGAAGCCGTCTCCGTCGGACTCGTCGGCAATTGCGCCGACGTCATCCCGGAGCTCGCCGAGCGCGGCGTCGTCCCTGACATCCTCACCGACCAGACCTCCGCGCACGACCCGCTCAACGGCTACGTCCCCAACGGGATGCCGCTCCAGCAGGCGCTCGAGCTGCGCAAGCGCGACCCCAAGGCCTACGAGGAGAGATCGCTCGACGCCATCGCCCGCCACGTCGAGGGCATGCTGCGCCTCCAGAAGATGGGCGCGGTCACCTTCGACTACGGCAACAACATCCGCACCTTCGCCTTCCAGCGCGGCGTCAAGAACGCCTACGACTTCCCCGGCTTCGTCCCGGCGTACATCCGGCCGCTGTTCTGCGAGGGCCGCGGGCCCTTCCGCTGGGTCGCGCTCTCCGGCGACCCGGCCGACATCGCCGCCACCGACGCCCTGGTGCTCCAACTCTTCCCGCAGAACAAGCTGCTCAACCGCTGGATCAAGCTCGCGCAGAAGCGCATCCGGTTTCAGGGACTGCCGGCGCGCATCTGCTGGCTCGGCTATGGCGAGCGCGCCCAGTTCGGCCTCGCCATCAACGACCTCGTCAAGCACGGGAAGCTCAAGGCGCCCATCGTCATCGGCCGCGACCACCTCGACACCGGCTCGGTCGCATCGCCCTTCCGCGAGACCGAGGGCATGAAGGACGGCTCCGACGCGGTCGCCGACTGGCCGCTGCTCAACGCGCTCCTCAACACCGCCTCCGGCGCGAGCTGGGTCTCCATCCACAACGGCGGCGGCGTCGGCATCGGATATTCGCTGCACGCCGGCCAGGTCACCGTCGCCGACGGCACCGACCAGATGGCCAGGCGCATCGAGCGCGTCCTCACCAACGACCCCGGCATCGGCGTCGCCCGCCACGTCGACGCCGGCTACGACGAAGCCAGGGACACCGCGAAGAAGAAGGGCGTGAAGATCCCGATGGATTTGTGA
- a CDS encoding leucyl aminopeptidase, with the protein MKISLTTKNVAELEIECLAVVAIDQGEKDKNEPRISPAEPALQNAVAELFSSGEVKGRIFEAVMLHRPAGLKAKRLLVIGGGKGKNFSAYELRKMAGTAVRFLKPKGIRSFAFVAPEMASGGADSVRAVVEGALVGDFDPDTYKSDRKDMAMQEMTVVASGADDAKALQTALEQARIIGESQNFTRELVNEPGNRMTPTMLAERAKKMCAAVNSPHLKCEVYSTEKIKELKMGAFWSVSQGSDEPPALILMTYDPPGAPEKPVLGLVGKGITFDSGGISIKPSDGMEKMKYDMAGGAAMIGAMRAIALLQPKVKVIGIVCASENMPSGKAQKPGDVQIAMSGKSIEIINTDAEGRLVLADGLYYARQLGCTHLVDAATLTGACVVALGMINAGVFANDDAMYERFRRALDRAGEKMWRLPLDPEYQEMIKSGIADIVNSGGRWGGAVTAAMFLKEFVDETPWIHLDIAGVAWMEQDKSWIAKGPSGIAVRSLVEFAREFGESGAPSASGGQPGAQG; encoded by the coding sequence ATGAAAATCTCTCTTACTACGAAGAATGTGGCTGAGCTGGAGATCGAATGCCTTGCCGTTGTCGCCATCGACCAGGGCGAGAAAGACAAGAACGAGCCGCGGATCTCGCCCGCCGAGCCGGCGCTGCAGAATGCGGTCGCCGAGCTGTTCAGCTCGGGCGAGGTGAAGGGCCGCATCTTCGAGGCGGTGATGCTGCACCGCCCGGCCGGGCTGAAGGCCAAGCGCCTGCTGGTCATCGGCGGCGGCAAGGGGAAGAACTTCTCCGCCTACGAGCTGCGCAAGATGGCGGGCACGGCGGTCCGGTTCCTGAAGCCGAAGGGCATCAGGAGCTTCGCGTTCGTGGCGCCGGAAATGGCGTCGGGCGGGGCTGACTCGGTGCGCGCGGTGGTGGAAGGCGCGCTGGTCGGGGACTTCGATCCCGACACCTACAAGTCTGACCGCAAGGACATGGCGATGCAGGAGATGACCGTGGTCGCCTCCGGCGCGGACGACGCGAAGGCGCTGCAAACGGCTCTCGAGCAGGCGCGCATCATCGGGGAGTCGCAGAACTTCACGCGCGAGCTGGTGAACGAGCCCGGCAACCGCATGACGCCGACCATGCTGGCCGAACGCGCGAAGAAGATGTGCGCGGCGGTGAACTCGCCGCACCTCAAGTGCGAGGTCTACTCCACCGAGAAGATCAAAGAACTGAAGATGGGGGCGTTCTGGTCGGTGTCGCAGGGCTCGGACGAGCCGCCGGCGCTCATCCTCATGACGTACGACCCGCCGGGTGCGCCGGAGAAGCCGGTGCTCGGGCTGGTCGGCAAAGGGATCACGTTCGACTCGGGCGGCATCTCGATCAAGCCGTCGGACGGCATGGAGAAGATGAAGTACGACATGGCGGGAGGCGCGGCGATGATCGGCGCGATGCGCGCCATCGCGCTGCTGCAGCCGAAGGTGAAGGTGATCGGCATCGTGTGCGCGAGCGAGAACATGCCGAGCGGCAAGGCGCAGAAGCCGGGCGACGTGCAGATCGCGATGAGCGGCAAGTCCATCGAGATCATCAACACCGACGCCGAAGGCCGGCTGGTGCTGGCCGACGGCCTGTACTACGCGCGGCAGCTGGGCTGCACGCACCTGGTGGACGCGGCCACGCTGACCGGCGCCTGCGTCGTGGCGCTGGGCATGATCAACGCCGGGGTGTTCGCCAACGACGATGCCATGTACGAGCGCTTCCGCCGCGCGCTCGACCGCGCAGGCGAGAAGATGTGGCGCCTGCCGCTCGACCCCGAATACCAGGAGATGATCAAGAGCGGCATCGCCGACATCGTGAACTCGGGCGGGCGCTGGGGCGGCGCGGTCACCGCCGCCATGTTCCTGAAAGAGTTCGTGGACGAGACGCCGTGGATCCACCTCGACATCGCGGGCGTCGCGTGGATGGAACAGGACAAGAGCTGGATCGCCAAGGGCCCGAGCGGGATCGCGGTGCGGTCGCTGGTGGAGTTCGCGAGGGAGTTCGGGGAGAGCGGCGCACCGTCCGCCAGCGGCGGACAGCCGGGCGCGCAGGGTTAG
- a CDS encoding transcriptional repressor: protein MPMPQTESPGHLQAELMARGIRLTRQRRTILSVIETAKQHLEASQILRHARKLDARVNRVTVYRTIALLKRHGLIDELDLLHIQGDKHFYERHPRRDHLHVACLRCGKINEFESDLFDRLKGQVERELGFHIVVSRMEVGGYCAKCRT, encoded by the coding sequence ATGCCCATGCCGCAGACCGAGAGCCCCGGACATCTTCAGGCCGAGCTGATGGCCCGCGGCATCCGCCTCACCCGCCAGCGCCGCACCATCCTCTCCGTCATCGAGACCGCCAAGCAGCACCTCGAGGCCTCGCAGATCCTCCGCCACGCCCGCAAGCTCGACGCCCGCGTCAACCGCGTCACCGTCTACCGCACCATCGCCCTGCTCAAGCGCCACGGACTCATCGACGAGCTCGACCTGCTCCACATCCAGGGCGACAAACATTTCTATGAGCGCCACCCACGGCGCGACCACCTGCATGTCGCCTGCCTGCGCTGCGGCAAGATCAACGAGTTCGAGAGCGACCTCTTCGACCGCCTCAAGGGCCAGGTCGAGCGCGAACTCGGCTTCCACATCGTCGTCTCCCGCATGGAAGTCGGCGGCTACTGCGCCAAGTGCCGCACCTGA
- the smpB gene encoding SsrA-binding protein SmpB: MARQSTHQTKPNAPKNPKRDPVAAGERDASFNRAASHNYFLMEKLEAGIALMGSEVKSVRAGRANLKDAYGLIKDGELWLLNAHIGPYENAGYAGHTPVRTRKLLVHKAELRKLIGKMQVKGLTLIPTRLYFRNGKVKCEVALAKGKQLWDKRETERRRTADKEAREAIARSRKS, from the coding sequence ATGGCGCGCCAGTCCACACACCAGACCAAGCCGAATGCGCCCAAGAACCCCAAGCGCGACCCGGTCGCCGCGGGGGAACGCGACGCCTCGTTCAACCGGGCCGCCAGCCATAACTACTTCCTGATGGAGAAGCTGGAGGCGGGGATCGCGCTGATGGGGAGCGAGGTCAAGTCCGTACGCGCCGGCCGCGCGAACCTGAAGGACGCATACGGCCTGATCAAGGACGGCGAGCTCTGGCTGCTGAACGCGCACATCGGCCCCTACGAGAACGCCGGGTACGCCGGGCACACGCCGGTGCGGACGCGGAAACTGCTGGTCCACAAAGCGGAGCTGCGGAAGCTCATCGGGAAGATGCAGGTGAAGGGGCTGACGCTCATCCCGACGCGGCTGTACTTCCGCAACGGCAAAGTAAAATGTGAGGTTGCGCTGGCGAAGGGCAAGCAGTTGTGGGACAAGCGCGAGACCGAGCGGCGGCGCACGGCGGACAAGGAAGCGCGCGAGGCGATCGCAAGATCGAGAAAAAGCTAA
- a CDS encoding type II secretion system protein, translated as MRFRFPVFRFRISAARSSGNGKRETGNDIGLTLVELIVAITILLILTGAAIPIARVRIQREKERELRRDLWEMRDAIDRYKDAADRGAFQIKLGSDGYPPDLETLVNGVDIQGKKVRFLRRIPVDPMTGSTEWGLRSTQDDPKSTSWGGQNVFDVYTKAQGTALDGTKYEDW; from the coding sequence ATGCGTTTCCGGTTTCCAGTTTTCCGTTTCCGGATTTCCGCCGCCCGATCTTCGGGAAACGGGAAACGGGAAACGGGAAACGACATTGGCCTCACCCTCGTCGAGCTCATCGTCGCCATCACCATCCTGCTCATCCTGACGGGCGCGGCCATCCCTATCGCCCGCGTCCGGATCCAGCGCGAGAAGGAGCGCGAGCTCCGCCGCGACCTGTGGGAGATGCGCGACGCCATCGACCGCTACAAGGACGCCGCCGACCGCGGCGCCTTCCAGATCAAGCTCGGCTCGGACGGCTATCCCCCCGACCTCGAGACCCTCGTCAACGGCGTCGACATCCAGGGCAAGAAAGTCCGCTTCCTCCGCCGCATCCCCGTCGACCCCATGACCGGCTCCACCGAGTGGGGCCTGCGCTCCACCCAGGACGACCCGAAATCCACCTCCTGGGGCGGCCAGAACGTCTTCGACGTCTACACTAAGGCGCAAGGCACTGCGCTCGACGGCACCAAGTACGAGGACTGGTGA
- a CDS encoding PAS domain S-box protein — translation MPLELSLASASEISPLRRWLLPIGLVGTAYLAAAAVVDIARAPLFPFFTVAVLLASYFGDHRSGLLAVGLSAGINALVMTHARGNWTRLDADHAFRLAAFLLVALVGVGVVYRLQILLERERVLNALVDTNPSMTVVTDASGCILAFNHQCERVTGYKATEVIGKTIPEVFLSEDWIPVVAERFRTFDAEALAHPHENPWRTKSGEERLIEWRCTRIQSPRAEKPLVIGIGIDVTDQKRLAAVLAEAENTRRRTEMVNQLAHEIFNPMQAMTNALTLAQLADGEAEKYIRLAEEQLKRMSEVSSALLVATEKPVGPDS, via the coding sequence ATGCCCCTCGAACTGTCTCTAGCCTCCGCGAGCGAGATCTCCCCGCTGCGTCGCTGGTTGCTGCCGATCGGATTGGTAGGAACCGCATACTTGGCGGCCGCCGCGGTGGTCGACATTGCCCGCGCGCCGCTGTTCCCCTTCTTCACTGTCGCGGTGCTGCTCGCGTCGTATTTCGGCGACCACCGATCGGGCCTGTTGGCGGTGGGACTCTCTGCGGGAATCAACGCCCTTGTGATGACGCACGCGCGCGGGAACTGGACGCGGCTGGATGCCGATCATGCCTTCCGCCTGGCCGCCTTCTTGCTGGTGGCGTTGGTGGGGGTGGGCGTCGTGTATCGCTTGCAGATCCTGCTGGAGCGGGAGCGCGTGCTGAACGCCCTGGTGGACACCAATCCGAGCATGACGGTGGTGACCGATGCCTCGGGCTGCATCCTGGCCTTCAACCATCAATGTGAGCGGGTGACGGGATACAAGGCGACCGAAGTGATCGGCAAGACGATCCCCGAGGTGTTTCTGTCAGAAGATTGGATCCCGGTGGTGGCCGAGCGGTTCCGAACCTTCGACGCGGAGGCATTGGCGCATCCGCACGAGAACCCGTGGCGAACGAAATCGGGCGAGGAGCGGCTGATCGAGTGGCGCTGCACGCGGATCCAGTCGCCGCGTGCGGAGAAGCCGCTGGTGATCGGCATCGGCATCGACGTGACCGACCAGAAGCGCCTGGCAGCAGTGCTAGCGGAGGCGGAGAACACGCGGCGGCGAACGGAGATGGTCAACCAACTCGCGCATGAGATCTTCAACCCGATGCAGGCCATGACGAATGCGCTGACGCTGGCGCAACTAGCCGATGGCGAGGCGGAGAAGTACATCCGTCTGGCGGAGGAACAGTTGAAGCGGATGTCGGAAGTCAGCAGCGCTCTGCTCGTCGCGACTGAAAAACCAGTGGGACCAGACTCCTAG